One genomic region from Halococcus qingdaonensis encodes:
- a CDS encoding redoxin domain-containing protein → MVEFDVVELDATDHPEAGDQTPDFTRPLVDGELWTDVSLSTLLEDGPLVLLFHPMDGAFPATYAWNEIRERGWTDEIAVVGLSISTPYEHKRLIQERGVDARLFSDPGNGVAEKYDIVNDLDGMTGIAEPRPAAFVVDEDGTIQYAWVAEEWPSFPDYDTIEAAIDEL, encoded by the coding sequence ATGGTCGAGTTCGACGTGGTCGAGCTCGACGCCACCGACCATCCTGAGGCGGGCGACCAGACCCCCGATTTCACTCGCCCGCTCGTCGACGGCGAGCTCTGGACGGACGTCTCGCTCTCGACGCTGCTGGAGGACGGCCCGCTCGTCCTCCTCTTTCACCCGATGGACGGGGCCTTTCCCGCGACCTATGCGTGGAACGAGATCAGAGAGCGTGGCTGGACCGACGAGATCGCCGTCGTCGGCCTGTCGATCTCGACGCCGTACGAGCACAAGCGGCTCATTCAAGAGCGAGGGGTCGACGCCCGACTCTTCTCGGATCCCGGAAACGGCGTCGCCGAGAAATACGACATCGTCAACGATCTCGACGGGATGACCGGGATCGCGGAGCCACGACCCGCGGCGTTCGTCGTCGACGAGGACGGGACGATCCAGTATGCCTGGGTCGCCGAGGAGTGGCCATCCTTCCCCGACTACGACACGATCGAGGCGGCCATCGACGAGCTATGA
- a CDS encoding DUF7344 domain-containing protein, whose translation MSDNSSPAERTAADAIDPSVPSTGDARKQHLMGCLGRFFYPVELATLATYVVASERTTALESVSDDERTRVAIRLHHVHIPELVERDLVEYDPESRMAIAASDSTAAPERSRWSNVP comes from the coding sequence ATGTCCGACAACTCTTCGCCCGCCGAGCGGACGGCCGCCGACGCGATCGATCCGTCGGTTCCGAGCACTGGGGACGCCAGAAAGCAACATCTGATGGGCTGTCTCGGTCGTTTTTTCTATCCCGTCGAGCTCGCCACCCTCGCGACGTACGTCGTGGCGAGCGAGCGCACGACCGCACTCGAATCGGTGAGCGACGACGAGCGGACGCGCGTCGCGATCCGCCTCCATCACGTCCACATCCCCGAACTCGTCGAGCGCGATCTCGTCGAGTACGACCCCGAAAGCCGGATGGCGATCGCGGCATCGGACTCGACCGCCGCGCCGGAACGCTCGCGGTGGTCGAACGTCCCCTGA
- a CDS encoding acyltransferase has product MTKRHVTLPAAAEAGLEEFLTDVDERLSGPEDTCTVVAETLAGLYGDGDAYRRFLDGEDVSPVERVRLQGYDPCNATLESEYYAEKDEEKFEDSKHLQWLWRQFDATPMADNVEFALRFRAMLADHLFAEAGENLRLFKGISMTYGHNITMGDNTVIHDDVHLDDRGELAIGDRVSIADDAHIYSHDHDLVDQTDIENFRTIVDDDVRLGYDSMVRAGVRLGENAMLGAKAVLQRDVPAHHVAVGTPATSIRVKPGWESVAEPIEDANTDRREQRRLETDLPPALDVFDEFGRDLTPPN; this is encoded by the coding sequence ATGACGAAACGCCACGTGACGCTGCCGGCGGCCGCCGAAGCCGGCCTGGAGGAGTTCCTCACCGACGTCGACGAGCGGCTCTCGGGACCCGAAGACACCTGTACCGTGGTCGCCGAGACGCTCGCCGGCCTCTACGGCGACGGCGACGCCTACCGACGGTTCCTGGACGGGGAAGACGTCTCGCCGGTCGAGCGGGTGCGATTGCAGGGCTACGACCCCTGCAACGCGACGCTCGAAAGCGAATATTACGCCGAAAAGGACGAGGAGAAATTCGAGGATTCGAAGCATCTCCAGTGGCTCTGGCGGCAGTTCGACGCCACGCCGATGGCCGACAACGTCGAGTTCGCGCTGCGCTTTCGGGCGATGCTCGCCGATCACCTCTTCGCGGAGGCGGGCGAGAACCTCCGGCTGTTCAAGGGAATCTCGATGACCTACGGCCACAACATCACGATGGGCGACAACACGGTGATCCACGACGACGTCCATCTCGACGATCGGGGAGAGCTCGCCATCGGTGACCGGGTAAGTATTGCCGACGACGCCCACATCTACAGCCACGATCACGACCTCGTCGACCAGACCGATATCGAGAACTTCCGAACGATCGTTGACGACGACGTCCGCCTCGGCTACGACTCGATGGTCCGGGCCGGCGTGCGTCTCGGCGAGAACGCGATGCTCGGTGCGAAGGCCGTCCTCCAGCGCGACGTGCCGGCCCACCACGTCGCCGTCGGGACGCCCGCGACATCGATCCGCGTCAAACCCGGCTGGGAGTCGGTCGCCGAGCCGATCGAGGACGCGAACACCGACCGCCGCGAGCAGCGTCGTCTCGAAACCGATCTTCCGCCGGCGCTCGACGTCTTCGACGAGTTCGGCCGCGATCTGACGCCACCGAACTGA
- a CDS encoding AI-2E family transporter has translation MEIDRPGDRSRLGWWLLGLVVAATVLFVGYSFVGTFVLGLFVYYAVRPVNRRLENHLSSGLSAALTMVVVALPALLLGAYLVVIGLGQLSSLQGTPVAEYTKFLQPYLDVSQLQGGPVDALTVLRNRLSQSGVLQKVLNQGLGVLSTLSGGLLHVFLSLAFAFYLLRDEHDLAAWFRAEVGDRGTAQHAFLSAIDRDLHSVYFGNVLTVLLVAVVAVVVYNGLNAVAPAQLSIPLATALALATGLASFVPIVVGKLVYVPLGLYLAVQAFRTDPTLLWFPALFFVVSFVLLDMLPVMFLRPYLSGQSLHTGLVMFAYVLGTVLFGWYGLFFGPLVVVFVVQFINVVLPELFHGHSVGPETSSATNVGSVPADTATTSEPSDGADDTATTSDAADGASDAG, from the coding sequence ATGGAGATCGATCGACCTGGCGATCGCTCACGGCTCGGCTGGTGGCTGCTCGGCCTCGTGGTCGCGGCGACGGTGCTGTTCGTCGGCTACTCGTTCGTCGGAACGTTCGTGCTCGGCCTGTTCGTCTACTACGCCGTCCGACCGGTGAACCGCCGGCTTGAAAATCATCTGTCGAGCGGCCTCTCGGCCGCGCTGACGATGGTCGTCGTCGCGCTGCCGGCACTGCTGCTCGGCGCGTATCTCGTCGTCATCGGTCTCGGCCAGCTCAGCTCGCTCCAGGGGACGCCCGTCGCTGAGTACACGAAGTTCCTCCAGCCGTATCTCGATGTCTCGCAACTCCAGGGTGGGCCCGTCGACGCGCTCACCGTCCTCAGAAATCGGTTGAGCCAGTCCGGCGTCCTCCAGAAGGTGCTCAACCAGGGGCTGGGCGTGCTCTCGACGCTCTCCGGCGGCCTGCTCCACGTCTTCCTCTCGCTCGCGTTTGCCTTCTATCTTCTGCGCGACGAACACGACCTCGCGGCGTGGTTTCGTGCCGAGGTCGGCGATCGAGGAACGGCCCAGCACGCCTTCCTCTCGGCGATCGACCGCGATCTCCACTCGGTCTATTTCGGCAACGTGCTCACCGTGTTGCTCGTCGCGGTCGTGGCCGTCGTCGTTTACAACGGACTGAACGCCGTCGCGCCGGCGCAGCTCTCGATCCCGTTGGCGACGGCACTCGCGCTGGCGACCGGGCTCGCGAGCTTCGTCCCCATCGTCGTCGGCAAACTCGTCTACGTCCCTCTCGGCCTCTATCTCGCTGTACAGGCGTTTCGGACCGATCCCACGCTGCTCTGGTTTCCGGCTCTCTTTTTCGTCGTCTCGTTCGTCCTCCTCGACATGCTGCCGGTCATGTTTCTCCGGCCGTATCTCTCGGGCCAGAGCCTCCACACCGGGCTCGTGATGTTCGCCTATGTCCTCGGGACGGTCCTGTTCGGCTGGTACGGCCTGTTCTTCGGCCCGTTAGTCGTCGTGTTCGTCGTCCAGTTCATCAACGTCGTGTTGCCGGAGCTGTTTCATGGGCACTCGGTCGGGCCGGAGACGAGTTCGGCTACCAATGTCGGTTCCGTGCCAGCCGATACGGCCACGACGAGCGAGCCGTCCGATGGAGCGGACGATACGGCCACGACGAGCGACGCGGCCGACGGGGCGAGCGACGCGGGCTGA
- a CDS encoding glutathione S-transferase N-terminal domain-containing protein, with protein sequence MSTTRSTATETTEPLVLYRLQACPFCERVVRRLHELDVDYESRFVEARHSERDAVKRACGKRTVPAVVDPNTGVTMAESANIVEYLDGTYGERA encoded by the coding sequence GTGAGCACCACCCGATCGACAGCCACCGAGACGACCGAACCGCTCGTGCTCTACCGGCTGCAGGCCTGCCCGTTCTGCGAGCGCGTCGTCCGCCGGCTGCACGAACTCGATGTCGACTACGAATCGCGGTTCGTCGAGGCACGACACTCCGAACGCGACGCGGTCAAGCGCGCCTGTGGCAAGCGCACCGTGCCCGCGGTCGTGGACCCGAACACCGGCGTGACGATGGCCGAGAGCGCCAATATCGTCGAATATCTCGACGGTACCTACGGGGAGCGCGCCTGA
- a CDS encoding CRISPR-associated protein Cas4 has translation MGKHAFSDLKSAAYCPRQCYYRQQDDDRGPPPAVEQRRELAFRYDELLAGADLADAPIAVTPTQLRTNLSCAKARFDAFDELSDPAARDVLLTGKDCRGIAHKILALDTPVPSLVSAGSPPENGVWKPQTVHAVAAAKALAYERETPVERAFVEYPTYGVIREVALTTRRKAAYRTVVRTLESIDGPPPRLDDRSKCEPCEYREECGVKTRSLRSLLGLG, from the coding sequence ATGGGCAAACACGCTTTCAGCGACCTCAAATCCGCCGCCTACTGCCCACGGCAGTGTTACTATCGCCAGCAGGACGACGATCGCGGACCACCGCCAGCGGTCGAACAGCGCCGCGAACTCGCCTTCCGGTACGACGAGCTCCTCGCCGGGGCGGATCTCGCCGACGCACCGATCGCGGTCACGCCGACCCAGCTCAGGACGAACCTCTCGTGTGCGAAAGCTCGCTTCGACGCCTTCGACGAGCTCAGCGATCCCGCAGCTCGGGACGTGCTCCTCACGGGCAAGGACTGTCGCGGCATCGCCCACAAGATTTTAGCGCTCGACACGCCCGTCCCATCGCTCGTTTCGGCCGGCAGCCCACCTGAAAACGGTGTTTGGAAGCCTCAAACTGTGCACGCCGTCGCGGCCGCGAAGGCGCTCGCCTACGAACGCGAGACGCCCGTCGAGCGAGCGTTCGTCGAGTACCCGACCTACGGCGTGATCCGCGAAGTGGCGCTGACGACGCGGCGGAAGGCGGCCTACCGGACGGTGGTCCGCACGCTCGAGTCGATCGATGGTCCGCCGCCGCGCCTCGACGATCGCTCGAAATGCGAGCCATGCGAGTACCGCGAGGAGTGTGGCGTGAAGACGCGGTCGCTGCGCTCGTTGCTCGGCCTCGGCTAG
- a CDS encoding Hsp20/alpha crystallin family protein: protein MSALSNALGDLPDPVFADLYESETTYLIVIDLPGVSSETLDVRTEGTHLHIEARREKNLPMDFRYLREDRPLFLDTDLPLPPTVVASEADGSLDRGTLTLRLPKREGTDETTIPITTGEGPGSAAET, encoded by the coding sequence ATGTCCGCGCTGTCGAACGCGCTGGGTGATCTCCCGGACCCGGTGTTCGCCGACCTGTACGAATCCGAGACGACGTATCTCATCGTCATCGACCTGCCCGGCGTGAGCAGCGAGACGCTCGACGTCCGGACGGAGGGAACGCACCTCCACATCGAAGCGCGTCGGGAGAAGAACCTTCCGATGGACTTTCGCTACCTGCGCGAGGATCGCCCGCTCTTTCTCGACACCGACCTCCCGCTGCCGCCGACCGTCGTCGCGAGCGAGGCCGACGGCTCGCTCGATCGCGGCACGCTCACGCTCCGCCTGCCGAAGCGCGAGGGCACCGACGAGACGACGATTCCGATAACGACCGGCGAGGGGCCGGGGTCGGCTGCCGAGACGTGA
- a CDS encoding ABC1 kinase family protein yields MNVRAYGRFFVVVRQFFPLIVAYLRDRRRYILFGEQREVTSAMRRERARTLLDTLLTLGPTFIKLGQILSTRPDVLPPEYVAEFSKLQDEVPPADWNEAEVVIREELGPAEEAFDSFDTDAISGASLGQVYRAELDGEQVAVKVRRPGIEELVEADLKVIKWSLPIIIRFIGEARSFSLETLADEFDTTIHQEIDYAREARMLEEIKANFVGNDDIRIPSVVESHSTPSVLTMEYVSGTKVTDTDELDAMGIDRTGLAERLERIYLQMIVDDGVFHADPHPGNLAVKPDGTLVFYDFGMSGHVEGYVQEKIVEFYIGIANQDIDAILDALVEMGTLSPEADRETMGNVMELAIQDVRGEEVEQYRIQEVVGQVEDTIYEFPLRLPANLALVLRVATVVEGVCVTLEPNFDFISVATDYLVEEGYREEGIKQFLENRGEEVQDLAEAAIRTPPKLERTLDSLNQGELSVHADLDDTDGLFESLANRLIFGALLTAGVISTAMLYSFATTGATVVAAAFSIGVALFLVRSFRSGRSGTRATPEFTRQGLSQQRPSEAEGTGGIEAMAEAGEGTEPGPESEPVGAPTGDPEGEIETD; encoded by the coding sequence GTGAACGTCCGTGCGTACGGGCGATTTTTCGTCGTCGTCCGCCAGTTCTTCCCGCTGATCGTCGCCTATCTGCGCGATCGACGGCGCTACATCCTCTTCGGCGAACAGCGCGAGGTCACGAGCGCCATGCGTCGCGAGCGCGCGCGAACGCTGCTCGATACGCTGTTGACGCTGGGCCCGACGTTCATCAAACTCGGTCAGATTCTCTCGACGCGGCCGGATGTCCTCCCGCCCGAGTACGTCGCCGAGTTCTCGAAGCTTCAGGACGAGGTGCCGCCGGCCGACTGGAACGAGGCCGAAGTGGTCATTCGTGAGGAGCTCGGCCCGGCCGAGGAGGCCTTCGACAGTTTCGACACCGACGCCATCTCCGGAGCGAGTCTCGGCCAGGTCTATCGGGCCGAACTCGACGGCGAGCAGGTCGCCGTGAAGGTCCGCCGGCCGGGCATCGAGGAGCTCGTCGAGGCCGACCTCAAGGTGATCAAGTGGAGCCTGCCGATCATCATTCGGTTCATCGGCGAGGCACGCTCGTTCTCGCTCGAAACGCTCGCCGACGAGTTCGACACCACGATCCACCAGGAGATCGACTACGCGCGCGAGGCACGGATGTTGGAGGAGATCAAGGCGAACTTCGTGGGCAACGACGACATCCGCATCCCGAGCGTCGTCGAGAGCCACTCGACGCCGAGCGTGCTCACGATGGAGTACGTGAGTGGGACGAAGGTGACCGATACCGACGAACTCGACGCGATGGGCATCGATCGGACGGGACTCGCCGAACGCCTCGAACGCATCTACCTCCAGATGATCGTCGACGACGGCGTCTTCCACGCCGACCCCCATCCGGGCAATCTCGCGGTCAAGCCCGACGGCACGCTCGTCTTCTACGACTTCGGGATGAGCGGTCACGTCGAGGGCTACGTCCAGGAGAAGATCGTCGAGTTCTACATCGGCATCGCCAACCAGGACATCGACGCCATCCTCGATGCACTCGTCGAGATGGGCACGCTGAGCCCTGAGGCCGACCGCGAGACGATGGGCAACGTGATGGAGCTCGCCATTCAGGACGTGCGTGGCGAGGAGGTCGAACAGTACCGCATCCAGGAGGTCGTCGGCCAGGTTGAGGACACGATCTACGAGTTCCCGCTGCGCCTGCCCGCCAATCTCGCGCTGGTGCTCCGCGTCGCGACGGTCGTCGAGGGGGTCTGTGTTACGCTCGAACCGAACTTCGATTTCATCTCGGTCGCCACCGACTACCTCGTCGAGGAGGGCTATCGCGAGGAGGGGATCAAACAGTTCCTCGAAAACCGCGGCGAGGAGGTCCAGGACCTCGCAGAGGCGGCGATACGCACCCCGCCCAAACTGGAGCGGACGCTCGATTCACTGAATCAGGGCGAGCTCTCGGTGCATGCCGATCTCGACGACACCGACGGCCTGTTCGAGTCGCTCGCCAACCGTCTCATCTTCGGCGCGCTGTTGACCGCGGGCGTCATCTCGACGGCGATGCTCTACTCCTTTGCGACCACGGGCGCGACCGTCGTCGCCGCCGCCTTCTCGATCGGTGTCGCGCTCTTTCTCGTGCGTTCGTTCCGGAGCGGGCGCTCGGGGACGCGGGCGACCCCGGAGTTCACCCGGCAGGGACTCAGCCAGCAGCGCCCGAGCGAGGCGGAGGGAACCGGCGGTATCGAGGCGATGGCCGAGGCGGGTGAGGGCACGGAACCAGGGCCGGAATCGGAGCCGGTGGGAGCACCGACGGGTGACCCCGAGGGTGAGATCGAAACCGATTGA
- a CDS encoding L-threonylcarbamoyladenylate synthase, with translation MTDVAAAAETVREGGLVVYPTETVYGLAADALDADAVERVFAVKGRSHEKPISLAVPTVAAALAHTEPTEREQRFMHEFLPGPVTVLVEAGPEVPDVLTAGRSRVGVRVPDQPVAQELLEQSGPATSTSANVSGQPSARRVTEIGESVRTACGAVLDDGECPGTESSVVDVSSGTIHRRGAQVADIEAWLD, from the coding sequence ATGACGGACGTTGCAGCTGCCGCCGAGACCGTCCGCGAGGGCGGGCTCGTCGTCTATCCGACCGAGACGGTCTACGGGCTCGCTGCCGACGCGCTCGACGCCGACGCCGTCGAACGGGTCTTCGCGGTCAAGGGCCGCTCGCACGAGAAGCCGATCTCGCTGGCCGTGCCAACCGTCGCGGCGGCGCTCGCACACACCGAGCCTACCGAGCGCGAGCAGCGGTTCATGCACGAGTTCCTGCCCGGTCCCGTCACCGTGCTCGTCGAGGCGGGGCCGGAAGTGCCGGACGTGCTGACCGCCGGCCGCTCCCGAGTGGGGGTACGCGTGCCCGATCAGCCGGTGGCGCAGGAACTCCTCGAACAAAGCGGCCCGGCCACCTCGACGAGCGCGAACGTGAGCGGGCAGCCGAGCGCGCGACGCGTCACGGAGATCGGCGAATCGGTGCGGACGGCCTGCGGGGCCGTCCTCGACGATGGCGAATGTCCGGGCACCGAGAGCAGCGTCGTCGATGTCTCCTCGGGCACGATCCACCGCCGTGGGGCACAGGTCGCGGATATCGAGGCGTGGCTCGACTAG
- a CDS encoding molybdopterin molybdotransferase MoeA: protein MSDATAGFKQLTRLDQARKRLEERLAPTDRTTTRRLEAVDGCVLATAIDARRDVPHYERAAMDGFAVRARDTFGASERSPAVLDRAETTNPRAGTWVHTGSELPAGADAVVMVERTKAIGEEIEIHEPVAEGANVAPVGEDVEAGTRLYEPGHRFRPSDLGLLKSVGVREIETYDPPTAGVIPTGEELVQHEPEAGETIETNGLTVSRYVERWGGEATYREVVTDDRAALRAAIERDLTKDIVVATGGSSVGERDLVPTIIDELGELLVHGVALEPGHPVGIGIVQDTPVLALPGYPVAAIVTAVQLLRPALKRIGRLPLDSQPATEARLDAKLPSEPGTRTFARVELNEEGDDSVAVPVRTGGAGVLSSVALADGWVVVPESSEGLPAGETVAVEHWEQLP from the coding sequence ATGAGCGACGCCACCGCGGGGTTCAAGCAATTGACGCGCCTCGATCAGGCGCGCAAGCGTCTCGAAGAGCGCCTCGCGCCGACCGACCGCACGACGACGCGCCGGCTCGAAGCGGTCGACGGGTGCGTTCTCGCGACGGCGATCGATGCCCGGCGGGACGTGCCCCACTACGAGCGCGCGGCGATGGACGGGTTCGCGGTGCGCGCACGCGACACCTTCGGCGCGAGCGAGCGCTCGCCGGCCGTTCTCGATCGTGCCGAGACGACGAACCCGAGAGCCGGAACGTGGGTCCACACCGGCAGCGAACTTCCTGCAGGAGCGGACGCGGTCGTGATGGTCGAACGGACAAAAGCGATCGGCGAGGAGATCGAGATCCACGAGCCGGTCGCCGAAGGGGCGAACGTCGCACCCGTCGGTGAGGACGTCGAAGCGGGAACACGCCTCTACGAGCCCGGCCATCGCTTCCGTCCATCCGATCTCGGACTGTTGAAATCGGTTGGCGTGCGGGAGATCGAGACGTACGACCCGCCGACCGCCGGCGTGATCCCGACCGGCGAGGAGCTCGTCCAGCACGAGCCGGAAGCGGGCGAGACGATCGAGACCAACGGGCTCACCGTCTCGCGATACGTCGAGCGCTGGGGCGGCGAGGCGACCTACCGAGAGGTCGTCACCGACGACCGGGCGGCGCTGCGGGCGGCCATCGAGCGCGACCTGACGAAGGACATCGTGGTTGCTACGGGCGGATCGTCGGTCGGCGAGCGCGATCTCGTGCCCACCATCATCGACGAACTCGGCGAACTCCTGGTCCACGGCGTCGCGCTCGAACCGGGCCATCCGGTCGGGATCGGGATCGTCCAGGACACGCCCGTGCTCGCACTGCCGGGCTACCCGGTCGCGGCCATCGTCACCGCCGTGCAGTTGCTCCGACCGGCGCTCAAGCGGATCGGTCGTCTTCCGCTCGATTCGCAGCCGGCGACCGAAGCACGACTCGACGCGAAACTGCCGAGCGAGCCCGGGACGCGGACATTCGCGCGCGTCGAGTTGAACGAAGAGGGTGACGATTCGGTGGCCGTGCCGGTGCGGACGGGCGGCGCGGGTGTCCTGTCGAGCGTCGCGCTCGCCGACGGCTGGGTCGTCGTCCCCGAATCGAGCGAGGGGCTGCCGGCCGGCGAGACCGTCGCCGTCGAACACTGGGAGCAACTGCCATGA